The following are from one region of the Channa argus isolate prfri chromosome 6, Channa argus male v1.0, whole genome shotgun sequence genome:
- the LOC137129300 gene encoding olfactory receptor 6N1-like has translation MMMNSTQVSYFMLAAYFDTRILKYFYFLIILSLYVLIIFSNLLLIVVICTNRSLHEPMYMFLCSLFVNELWGSAGLFPFLMVQILSDIHMVSLYFCFLQVFSVHSYVNNQFFTLTIMSYDRYLAICDPLQYSTRMTFHKVAVLVAIIWLYPFIAIVLIVSLSSSLQLCGNIINKVYCDNHSILKLACSDTSIINIYGLIATFVTVFGLVISIIYTYVRILQVCFSASKQTQQRAVSTCTPHLASLLNFSFGSLFEIVQSRFNMNGVHPMLRIFLSLYFLTCQPLFNPVMYGLKMSKIRNMCKRLLFSVVKKESG, from the coding sequence atgatgatgaACTCCACTCAGGTCTCATATTTCATGCTTGCTGCCTACTTTGACACCAggattttgaaatatttctatttcCTGATAATTCTGTCTTTGTACGTGTTGATTATTTTTTCCAATCTTCTGCTCATTGTTGTTATCTGCACCAACAGGAGTCTACATGAACCTATGTACATGTTTCTGTGCAGCCTGTTTGTGAACGAACTGTGGGGCAGTGCAGGCTTATTTCCATTCCTCATGGTTCAGATTCTATCTGACATTCACATGGTTTCTCTTTACTTTTGTTTCCTGCAGGTTTTCTCTGTGCATTCGTATGTAAATAACCAGTTTTTCACTTTGACCATCatgtcctatgacagatatCTCGCCATCTGTGATCCTCTACAATATAGCACACGAATGACGTTTCACAAAGTTGCCGTGCTGGTTGCTATCATATGGTTGTATCCCTTCATTGCCATTGTCTTAATTGTGTCTTTGAGTTCATCCTTACAGCTGTGTGGGAACATCATAAACAAAGTTTACTGTGACAACCACTCCATTTTGAAACTGGCCTGTTCTGACACCAGCATAATCAACATTTATGGACTTATTGCAACTTTTGTTACAGTCTTTGGTCTCGTAATTTCAATAATTTACACGTATGTTCGGATCCTCcaggtgtgtttttctgcttccaAACAGACCCAGCAGAGAGCGGTCAGTACCTGCACACCTCACCTTGCTTCTCTGCTCAACTTTTCATTTGGTTCTTTATTTGAAATAGTTCAAAGCAGATTTAATATGAATGGTGTTCATCCAATGTTACgaatttttttatcattatacTTCCTGACTTGTCAGCCGCTCTTTAATCCTGTCATGTACGGACTGAAAATGTCGAAGATCAGAAACATGTGTAAAAGGctgttattttctgttgtaaAGAAAGAATCAGGTTGA